ACGGTGTCGCCAGCGGTACCACGGAGACCACATTCTCCCCGGACACTCCCTGTACCCGGGGTCAGATCGCCACATTCCTGTATCGGGCCGCTCAGGCAGAGACTTCCGCGAAGTAGGGAACGATGAACTGCAGGCAACGAAAAAAAGGCGGCGGCTGCCAGAGGCAGCCGCCGTCTTTCGTCCAAAGCGTCCGGGTACATGATGCGCCCGGACGCTTCCAGTTGACAGGGAATGGAACAGGATGGAGACCTCGTTATTTGATCCGCTCGCCGGCGGCTTCCTTGGCCTTGATCTCCTTCACAGCATCCTTGTGAGAGAGGTTGACACGGCCCTTCTCGTCAATGTCGGTGACCTTCACCCACATCATGTCGCCCACCTTGCAGGCGTCCTCCACCTTCTCGATCCGGTGGTCCGCCAGCTTGGAGATGTGGACCAGTCCGTCCTTGCCGGGGGCCAGCTCCACGAAGGCGCCAAAGGTCATCAGCCGCACCACGCGGCCGTAGTACAGCGCGCCCACCTCCGGGACGAACACAATGTCATCAATGCACTTCTTGGCGGCGTCGCAGCTGGCGGCGTCCACGCCGGCGATGAAGATGGAGCCGTCGTCGTTGATGTCGATCTTGGCGCCGGTGTCGGCCACGATCTTCTGGATGACCTTGCCGCCGGAGCCGATGACCTCCCGGATCTTGGAGGGGTCGATGTGCATGGTCAGCATCTTGGGCGCGTACTTGCTGACCTCCTTGCGGGGCTCGGAGATGGCGGGCAGCATGATCTGATCCAGGATCTCGCACCGGGCGTCATAGGTGATGTCCAGGGCCTCCTTGATGATCTCCATGGTGAGGCCGTCGTTCTTCAGGTCCATCTGGATGGCGGTGATGCCCTTCTTGGTACCGCCCACCTTGAAGTCCATCTCGCCGTGGAAATCCTCCACGCCCTGGATGTCGATGAAGGTGGTGAAGGAGCCGTCGTCGTCCTGGATCAGGCCGCAGGAGATGCCGGCCACAGGGGCCTTGATGGGCACGCCGGCGTCCATCAGGGCCAGGGTGGAGCCGCAGATGGAGCCCTGGGAGGTGGAGCCGTTGGAGCTCAACACCTCAGACACCACGCGGATGGCGTAGGGGAACTCCTCCACAGAGGGGAGCACGGGCACCAGAGCCCGCTCCGCCAGAGCACCGTGGCCGATCTCCCGGCGGCCGGGGGAACGGGCGGGCTTGGCCTCGCCTACGGAGTAGCCGGGGAAGTTGTAGTGGTGCATATACCGCTTCTCCGTCTCCTCCCAGATGGTGTCCAGCTTCTGGTTGGCGGAGAGGGTGTCCAGGGTGCAGACGGAAAGCACCTGGGTCTGGCCACGGGTGAAGAGGCCGGAGCCGTGGGTCCGGGGCAGCACGCCCACCTCGGCGGCCAGGGGCCGGATCTCGTTCTTCTGGCGGCCGTCCACGCGGTGGCCCTCCAGAAGCCACTGCTTGACGATCTTCTTCTGGAACTTGTAGGTGAACTCCTCCAGGTACTGGTCCATATCCGGATATTCCTCCAGATACTTCTCGTGCCACTTCTCGATCATGGCGTTCCAGCGGGCCTCCCGGATGTTCTTGTCGTCGGTGTCCATGGCGGCCTTGGCCTCGTCCATGAAGTCCGCCACGATCTTGTCGAACAGCTCCTGGTTGAAATCCGCGTGAGGATACTCAAACTTGGGCTTGCCCACCTCGGAGACCATCTGATCGATCAGGGCGATGATCTTCTGGTTCTCCTCATGGGCCATCTTGATGGCCTCGAACATCTTGTCGTTGGGGACCTCGTTGGCGCCGGCCTCGATCATGACCACCTTTTTGCGGGTGGAGACCACGGTGACGTCCAGGTCGCTGACCTTGCGCTGCTCGCTGTCGGGGTTGAACACCAGCTTGCCGTCCACAAGGCCCACCTTCAGGGCGCCCACGGGGCCGTTCCAGGGGATGTCGGAGATGGCCAGGGCGGCGGAGGTGCCGATCAGGGCGGCGATCTCTGGCGTGCAGTCGTGGTCCACGCTCATGACCGTGCACATGACGGACACGTCATTGCGGAAGTCGGAGGGGAACAGGGGCCGGATGGGCCGGTCGATGACACGGCTGGTTAGGATGCCCTTCTCGCCGGGGCGGCCCTCCCGCCGGTTGAAGGAACCGGGGATGCGGCCCACGGAGTACAGCTTCTCCTCAAAATCTACGCTCAGGGGGAAGAAGTCGATGCCGTCCCGGGGGCGGGGCGCCGCAGTGACGCAGCAGAGCACCCGGGTGTCGCCGTAGCCCACCATGACGGCGGCGTTGGCCAGCTCCGCCAGCTTGCCCACCTCCATGGTCAGGGGGCGGCCCGCCAGCTCCATCTCGTACTTGTGGTAGTTGGGGAATTGTCTCTTGGTGATAATGGTTGACATGTCTGGTCTCCTTTTTCGTATGATCTCCGCGGGAGCCAAACCATTTAGCACTTGAAGCAACGGCCGGATCCCCGGTCCCTCCTTCAACTGCTAAAAGATCGGCCTGCCCGCGGGCGTTGAAAGAATGCGGGAAGAGGGTGGTGCGGCAAAGGCGCACCACCCTCCACATTGACTCACTTCCGGATGCCCAGCTTGGCGATGAGGGCACGATAGCGCTCGATGTCCTTCTTCTGGAGGTAGTCCAGCAGACGGCGGCGCTTGCCGACCATCTGCAGCAGGCCGCGGTTGGAATGCTTGTCCTGGGGGTTGTTCCGCATGTGCTCGGTCAGCACGTTGATCCGCTCGGTGAGGATGGCCACCTGGACCTCGGGAGAGCCGGTGTCCCCCTCGTGGGTGCGGTTGGCGTCGATGATCGCGGTCTTCTGTTCTTTGCGCAGCATGAAAATTTCCACCTTTCTTCATATATACCCGCAGGGCTGCGCCCCGGGATCGGTGAAAGTCCACGGAGCGAAGGGCTGGGGCCGCACATACACGTGCTGTTGCATGATACCACAGAAATTCCCAGTTGTAAAGATAAAAATGTGGAGTTTTCCCCGGATCGGCGGAAAATTCCCCGTTTTTGTCCCCCGAATGGGCTTGACAAACCGCTTCTTCTCATGATAATCTAACCGTACTAATACGGTTAATACAGTTGCAGGGGCTGCACCGCGGCCCCGCGGAAGGGAAGGTGAGCGGATGATCAGCCTGAATTATCGGGACTCCCGGCCCATTTACGAGCAGATCCGGGACGGACTGCGGAAGCTGATCGTCACCGGTGCGCTGAGCGCGGACGAAAAGCTGCCCTCAGTGCGGGCGCTGGCCGCCCAGCTGGCCATCAATCCCAATACCATCCAGCGAGCTTATAACGAGCTGGAGGGCGAGGGATACATCTACTCGGTCCCCGGCAAGGGAAGCTTCGCCGCCGCGAACGCGGCGGCGGACTCCGCCCGGCGGGCGGAGCTGCTGACCCAGGTGCGGGA
This DNA window, taken from Dysosmobacter welbionis, encodes the following:
- the rpsO gene encoding 30S ribosomal protein S15 — encoded protein: MLRKEQKTAIIDANRTHEGDTGSPEVQVAILTERINVLTEHMRNNPQDKHSNRGLLQMVGKRRRLLDYLQKKDIERYRALIAKLGIRK
- a CDS encoding GntR family transcriptional regulator, which encodes MISLNYRDSRPIYEQIRDGLRKLIVTGALSADEKLPSVRALAAQLAINPNTIQRAYNELEGEGYIYSVPGKGSFAAANAAADSARRAELLTQVRELLSELRYLGVSQQELLNLVKEASPS
- a CDS encoding polyribonucleotide nucleotidyltransferase; the protein is MSTIITKRQFPNYHKYEMELAGRPLTMEVGKLAELANAAVMVGYGDTRVLCCVTAAPRPRDGIDFFPLSVDFEEKLYSVGRIPGSFNRREGRPGEKGILTSRVIDRPIRPLFPSDFRNDVSVMCTVMSVDHDCTPEIAALIGTSAALAISDIPWNGPVGALKVGLVDGKLVFNPDSEQRKVSDLDVTVVSTRKKVVMIEAGANEVPNDKMFEAIKMAHEENQKIIALIDQMVSEVGKPKFEYPHADFNQELFDKIVADFMDEAKAAMDTDDKNIREARWNAMIEKWHEKYLEEYPDMDQYLEEFTYKFQKKIVKQWLLEGHRVDGRQKNEIRPLAAEVGVLPRTHGSGLFTRGQTQVLSVCTLDTLSANQKLDTIWEETEKRYMHHYNFPGYSVGEAKPARSPGRREIGHGALAERALVPVLPSVEEFPYAIRVVSEVLSSNGSTSQGSICGSTLALMDAGVPIKAPVAGISCGLIQDDDGSFTTFIDIQGVEDFHGEMDFKVGGTKKGITAIQMDLKNDGLTMEIIKEALDITYDARCEILDQIMLPAISEPRKEVSKYAPKMLTMHIDPSKIREVIGSGGKVIQKIVADTGAKIDINDDGSIFIAGVDAASCDAAKKCIDDIVFVPEVGALYYGRVVRLMTFGAFVELAPGKDGLVHISKLADHRIEKVEDACKVGDMMWVKVTDIDEKGRVNLSHKDAVKEIKAKEAAGERIK